In the Bacillus sp. FJAT-42376 genome, TATATCCATCGCAAGCCCTGTCTGATGCTCGCTTTGTCCAGGCAGAGCGACGGCTTCTTCTGCGCGTTTCTCACCTTTATCGGCTATTTCCTGTCTGAAAATGCCTTCCTGTCTTTTATAAGACCGGTAGCCAGAGACCGCAAACAATTCAATATCATTGTCTTTTGCAGAGGAAAATAAGGATTCCAGTGCTTCAGCCGCTTCTTTCCTTACATATTTTTGAGGAATATCAGCATTCCCGAACGAAAAAGGAACATTTGGCACAACAAGATCGTTTGGCTCATAATCTCCGGGAAGTGTGTAATGCTTATTGGCTAAAACGAGAATATTTTCTGGGTTTTTAATGATTTGCTTGCCGTTCACTGCTTGTACAGCATTAAAATATTTTCCTTCAAGAACCATTTCATCGGCCTGCTGTTTGGCTGTGTCTTGATTTTGTTCTGCTTTAGCCGGATGCTTATCTTCTTTGGCAGGCGCTGAACATGCCCCTGAGAAGATCATTA is a window encoding:
- a CDS encoding M15 family metallopeptidase: MKKKIACAIVPLMIFSGACSAPAKEDKHPAKAEQNQDTAKQQADEMVLEGKYFNAVQAVNGKQIIKNPENILVLANKHYTLPGDYEPNDLVVPNVPFSFGNADIPQKYVRKEAAEALESLFSSAKDNDIELFAVSGYRSYKRQEGIFRQEIADKGEKRAEEAVALPGQSEHQTGLAMDISSRSVNLELTKEFGETAEGKWVRENAYKFGFIIRYLNDKENITEYMYEPWHLRYVGKETAGILHEKNLTLEEYFEQVKKI